Proteins from one bacterium genomic window:
- a CDS encoding glycosyltransferase family 4 protein — MAVSRANAPSILLALTGLSIDGGIASVSRSIVDVLERARDEGRSGPIHRVLLLEEHGTPRYGTGEGRESRAAGSQARFVLQLWREILRGRPDFVLFDHVGPVRGLFPGWPLPLPLPRPEFRIFVHGLELRGADSDRRADALRGARSILSNSDFTNEMLSEMIPEIASKITTVPLCVEPQRIREWNDRRPDSVATARRRPAALIVGRMWKDQPGKGHEALIDGWSRVVERVPDAELWIVGQGDQVEELEARATACGVAESVVFQGRVSDERLSELYAEASVFAMPSAQEGFGLVYLEAMWHGLPCVASTMDAGRFVVDEESGVLVPYADPEATAEAIATLLSDPEGLERRGRLARARVETSFSFDAFEANLCQALGLAKPSGPAD; from the coding sequence GTGGCCGTCTCCCGCGCGAACGCGCCTTCGATCCTGCTCGCGCTGACGGGACTCTCGATCGATGGTGGCATCGCGAGCGTGAGCCGATCCATCGTCGACGTCCTCGAGAGAGCGCGCGACGAAGGACGCTCTGGCCCGATTCATCGCGTCCTGCTGCTCGAAGAGCACGGCACGCCGAGATACGGGACCGGGGAGGGGCGCGAATCACGGGCGGCCGGGAGCCAGGCGCGCTTCGTGTTGCAGCTCTGGCGGGAGATCCTGCGCGGCCGGCCGGACTTCGTGCTCTTCGATCACGTGGGGCCCGTCCGCGGCCTCTTCCCCGGTTGGCCTCTCCCTCTCCCTCTCCCTCGCCCGGAGTTCAGGATCTTCGTCCACGGGCTCGAGCTTCGCGGTGCCGATTCCGACCGGAGGGCCGATGCGCTCCGGGGCGCCCGCTCGATTCTCTCGAACTCGGACTTCACGAACGAGATGCTCTCGGAGATGATCCCGGAGATCGCCTCGAAGATCACGACCGTTCCCCTCTGCGTCGAACCGCAGCGGATTCGCGAGTGGAACGACCGGCGTCCCGACTCCGTCGCGACCGCCCGCCGTCGGCCCGCCGCCCTGATCGTCGGTCGGATGTGGAAGGACCAGCCCGGCAAGGGCCACGAGGCGTTGATCGATGGCTGGTCGCGGGTCGTCGAGCGCGTCCCCGACGCGGAGCTCTGGATCGTCGGCCAGGGCGATCAGGTCGAAGAGCTCGAGGCGCGGGCGACCGCGTGCGGTGTGGCCGAGTCCGTGGTCTTCCAGGGGCGCGTGTCGGACGAACGGCTTTCGGAGCTCTATGCCGAGGCGTCGGTCTTCGCCATGCCGAGCGCGCAGGAAGGCTTCGGGCTGGTCTACCTCGAAGCGATGTGGCACGGGCTGCCGTGCGTCGCTTCGACGATGGACGCCGGCCGGTTCGTCGTGGACGAGGAGTCCGGGGTCCTGGTTCCGTACGCGGACCCGGAAGCGACGGCCGAGGCGATCGCGACCCTGCTCTCCGATCCCGAGGGCCTGGAACGAAGAGGTCGCCTGGCGCGCGCCCGCGTCGAGACCTCGTTCTCGTTCGACGCGTTCGAAGCCAATCTCTGCCAGGCGTTGGGTCTCGCGAAGCCTTCCGGCCCGGCGGACTGA
- the mtnA gene encoding S-methyl-5-thioribose-1-phosphate isomerase yields the protein MLIEGQPHRSIRRDPVTGAVSIIDQTRLPHRFETRVLGDLEAACEAIRVMRVRGAPLIGATAAYGLSLSLEADPSDAALSSAAEALVATRPTAVNLRWAVERVVGCVRPLPPAARAARARDEADSICEEDVAACASIGDHGLGLLRALAEGRDGAPLRILTHCNAGWLATVDWGTALAPIYKAHAAGIPVHVWVDETRPRNQGASLTAFELREMAIPHTVIVDNAGGHLMQRGEVDAVIVGSDRTTASGDVCNKIGTYLKALAAHAHDVPFYVALPFSTIDWSIHDGVSEIPIEERGEDEVREIVGLGPDGEVRTISLFDSASAAANPAFDVTPSRYVTRLVTEHGICEASREGLATLRANAARQARDLSVPVSDDRSQTE from the coding sequence GTGTTGATCGAAGGACAGCCCCACCGCTCGATTCGTCGCGACCCGGTGACCGGCGCCGTTTCGATCATCGATCAGACCCGGCTGCCGCATCGCTTCGAGACACGCGTGCTGGGCGATCTCGAAGCCGCCTGCGAGGCGATCCGCGTCATGCGCGTTCGCGGCGCGCCCCTGATCGGCGCGACCGCTGCCTACGGACTCTCTCTCTCGCTCGAGGCCGATCCGTCGGATGCGGCGCTCTCCTCGGCTGCGGAGGCCCTCGTCGCTACGCGCCCGACCGCCGTGAATCTCCGTTGGGCGGTGGAGCGCGTCGTCGGCTGCGTGCGCCCGCTCCCCCCCGCGGCCCGCGCGGCGCGCGCACGCGACGAAGCCGATTCGATCTGCGAGGAGGACGTCGCGGCGTGCGCGTCGATCGGTGATCACGGCCTCGGCCTCCTGCGAGCGCTCGCGGAGGGACGCGACGGCGCGCCCCTTCGGATCCTGACCCACTGCAACGCGGGCTGGCTCGCGACGGTCGACTGGGGGACCGCCCTGGCGCCCATCTACAAGGCGCACGCCGCGGGGATCCCGGTCCACGTCTGGGTCGACGAGACCCGCCCGCGCAACCAGGGCGCGAGTCTGACCGCGTTCGAACTTCGGGAGATGGCGATTCCGCATACGGTGATCGTCGACAACGCCGGAGGCCATCTGATGCAGCGCGGGGAAGTCGACGCCGTGATCGTGGGGAGCGATCGCACGACCGCGAGCGGCGACGTCTGCAACAAGATCGGGACGTACCTGAAGGCCCTCGCGGCGCACGCGCACGACGTGCCCTTCTACGTCGCGCTTCCCTTCTCGACGATCGATTGGTCGATTCACGACGGGGTCTCGGAGATCCCGATCGAGGAGCGGGGCGAGGACGAGGTGCGCGAGATCGTCGGCCTGGGTCCGGACGGGGAGGTCCGGACGATCTCGCTCTTCGATTCGGCGAGCGCCGCCGCCAACCCCGCCTTCGACGTGACGCCGTCCCGCTACGTCACGCGACTCGTGACGGAGCACGGCATCTGTGAAGCGAGCCGGGAGGGACTCGCGACGCTCCGGGCGAACGCGGCGCGTCAGGCGCGCGACCTCAGCGTCCCCGTCTCGGACGATCGGTCTCAGACGGAATAG
- a CDS encoding mannose-1-phosphate guanylyltransferase/mannose-6-phosphate isomerase, which translates to MTVHGVLLSGGSGTRLWPLSRAAFPKQLLPLIGEESLLQATALRSAAIPGVDGLMVVCNEEHRFTVGEQMQQAGHRPGAIVLEPAPRNTAPAVALAALQSQVLSGESDSVIVVLPSDHLIRDQAAFAAAGERAIELARTGHLVTFGIVPTAPETGYGYIERGAEAEGGAYEVARFVEKPDAARAREFLDAGTYTWNSGMFAFRSDVFLDELAKHRPAIHEACLRAFEARYSDLDFTRVDEEAFLDCPSESIDYAVMELTDRAVMVPLDAGWNDIGSWSAVMSEGDADAAGNVVEGDAVLIDSEGSYVRSGNRLVTTLGVRDLLVVDTPDAVLIADKNRSQDVKKIVTELERRERPEAKIHSRVYRPWGSYETIELSERYQVKRIVVNPGERLSLQMHHHRAEHWIIVGGTALVTRDDETFQLTENESTYIPLGAKHRLENPGKLPLEMIEVQSGSYLGEDDIVRFEDGYGRA; encoded by the coding sequence ATGACCGTGCATGGTGTGTTGCTTTCTGGCGGCTCGGGAACCCGGCTCTGGCCGCTTTCTCGCGCCGCATTCCCGAAGCAGCTCCTGCCCCTGATCGGCGAGGAATCGCTCCTGCAGGCCACCGCGCTCCGCAGCGCCGCCATCCCCGGCGTCGACGGCCTGATGGTGGTGTGCAACGAGGAGCACCGCTTCACCGTCGGCGAGCAGATGCAACAGGCGGGCCACCGCCCGGGCGCGATCGTCCTCGAACCCGCGCCCCGCAACACCGCCCCCGCCGTCGCCCTCGCCGCCCTCCAGTCCCAGGTGCTCTCCGGGGAATCGGACAGCGTGATCGTCGTCCTGCCTTCCGACCACCTCATCCGCGACCAGGCGGCCTTCGCGGCCGCCGGCGAACGAGCGATCGAGCTCGCGCGCACGGGCCATCTCGTCACCTTCGGCATCGTCCCGACCGCCCCGGAGACCGGATACGGCTACATCGAGCGCGGCGCCGAAGCCGAAGGCGGTGCCTACGAAGTCGCGCGCTTCGTCGAGAAGCCCGATGCCGCGAGGGCCCGTGAATTCCTCGACGCCGGAACCTACACCTGGAACAGCGGCATGTTCGCGTTCCGGAGCGACGTCTTCCTCGACGAGCTCGCCAAGCACCGCCCGGCGATCCACGAAGCCTGCCTTCGCGCCTTCGAAGCGCGCTACTCCGATCTCGACTTCACGCGCGTCGACGAAGAGGCCTTCCTCGACTGCCCGTCCGAATCGATCGACTACGCCGTGATGGAGCTGACGGATCGCGCGGTCATGGTTCCCCTCGACGCCGGTTGGAACGACATCGGGTCCTGGAGCGCCGTCATGAGCGAGGGAGACGCAGACGCGGCGGGCAACGTCGTCGAAGGCGACGCCGTGCTGATCGACTCCGAGGGTTCCTACGTACGCTCGGGCAACCGTCTCGTGACGACGCTCGGCGTGCGCGACCTGCTCGTCGTCGACACGCCGGACGCGGTCCTGATCGCCGACAAGAATCGCTCTCAGGACGTGAAGAAGATCGTGACCGAGCTCGAACGTCGTGAACGCCCCGAAGCCAAGATCCACTCCCGGGTCTACCGGCCCTGGGGCAGCTACGAGACGATCGAACTCTCCGAGCGCTACCAGGTCAAGCGGATCGTGGTGAACCCGGGTGAGCGCCTCTCGCTCCAGATGCACCACCACCGCGCGGAGCACTGGATCATCGTCGGCGGAACCGCCCTCGTCACGCGCGACGACGAGACCTTCCAGCTGACCGAGAACGAATCGACGTACATCCCGCTCGGCGCGAAGCACCGGCTCGAGAATCCCGGCAAGCTCCCCCTCGAGATGATCGAGGTCCAGTCGGGCAGCTATCTGGGCGAGGACGACATCGTCCGCTTCGAAGACGGCTACGGGCGGGCTTGA
- a CDS encoding NAD-dependent epimerase — protein MKVLVTGTAGFIGAAVAERLLARGDEVVGVDSVNDYYDPALKRARLARFSDSAAYDHHEFDLADAGRTATLFAATRPERVIHLAAQAGVRYSIDHPNAYADANLTGFLNVLEGCRSAEAEHLTYASSSSVYGGNTKTPFSERDAVDHPVSLYAATKKANEAMAHAYAHLYGIPTTGLRFFTVYGPWGRPDMSPFLFVKRVLEGQPIDVFNHGDHQRDFTYVDDIVEGVVRVHDHPAAPAPDYDPGAPPADRSSAPWRIFNIGCERPVHLLDYIEVIERCTGREAIKNMLPMQPGDVHSTCADVSALSEAVGYRPSVPLEEGMARFVDWYRDYYSV, from the coding sequence ATGAAGGTCCTGGTCACCGGCACGGCGGGGTTCATCGGCGCCGCGGTCGCGGAACGCCTGCTCGCGCGCGGCGACGAGGTCGTCGGCGTCGACAGCGTCAACGACTACTACGACCCCGCGCTCAAGCGCGCCCGACTGGCCCGTTTCTCGGACTCTGCCGCCTACGACCATCACGAGTTCGACCTCGCCGACGCCGGACGTACCGCGACCCTCTTCGCCGCGACGCGTCCCGAGCGCGTGATCCACCTCGCTGCCCAGGCCGGCGTCCGATACTCGATCGACCATCCGAACGCGTACGCGGACGCGAACCTGACCGGCTTCCTGAACGTGCTCGAGGGCTGCCGTTCGGCCGAGGCCGAACACCTGACCTACGCGTCGAGCAGCTCGGTCTACGGGGGCAACACGAAGACCCCGTTCTCCGAGCGCGATGCCGTCGACCATCCGGTCAGCCTGTACGCCGCGACGAAGAAGGCGAACGAGGCGATGGCCCACGCGTACGCCCACCTCTACGGGATCCCGACGACGGGCCTCCGGTTCTTCACCGTCTACGGTCCCTGGGGTCGGCCGGACATGTCGCCCTTCCTCTTCGTGAAGCGCGTCCTCGAAGGCCAGCCGATCGACGTCTTCAACCACGGCGACCACCAGCGCGACTTCACCTACGTCGACGACATCGTCGAAGGCGTCGTCCGGGTCCACGACCACCCTGCGGCCCCGGCGCCGGACTACGACCCCGGCGCGCCCCCGGCCGACCGCAGCAGCGCCCCGTGGCGGATCTTCAACATCGGTTGCGAGCGCCCTGTCCACCTCCTGGACTACATCGAAGTGATCGAACGCTGCACCGGGCGGGAAGCGATCAAGAACATGCTGCCGATGCAGCCCGGCGACGTGCACTCCACCTGCGCGGACGTCTCCGCGCTCTCGGAAGCCGTCGGCTACCGCCCGAGCGTCCCGCTCGAAGAGGGCATGGCGCGCTTCGTCGACTGGTATCGCGACTACTATTCCGTCTGA
- a CDS encoding cupin domain-containing protein, which produces MPPLRVTRDAIGSDSALDRGNEQARGDRKVVVTEIWPSAERTADSEDWRPASSGEATPVLESVDVEFAYFNERAKQDRHFHRRAYEIYTVLEGACEIEVEGRAYRLEAADSLVVCPGDRHEVLGGCGPFLAQVVVAPCAGVEDKFPSPSDTP; this is translated from the coding sequence GTGCCGCCGCTGCGAGTCACCCGCGACGCGATCGGTTCCGACTCTGCCCTCGATCGTGGCAACGAGCAGGCGCGGGGTGACCGGAAGGTCGTCGTGACGGAGATCTGGCCCTCCGCCGAGCGCACTGCCGACTCCGAGGACTGGCGGCCGGCCTCGAGCGGAGAAGCGACGCCCGTCCTCGAGTCGGTGGACGTCGAGTTCGCCTACTTCAACGAACGCGCGAAGCAGGATCGGCACTTCCACCGACGAGCCTACGAGATCTATACCGTCCTCGAGGGCGCGTGCGAGATCGAGGTCGAAGGCCGAGCGTATCGATTGGAGGCAGCCGACTCCCTCGTCGTGTGCCCCGGCGACCGGCACGAAGTCCTCGGCGGCTGCGGGCCGTTCCTCGCGCAGGTGGTCGTCGCGCCTTGCGCCGGCGTCGAGGACAAGTTCCCGAGCCCGTCCGACACGCCCTAG
- a CDS encoding O-antigen polysaccharide polymerase Wzy family protein codes for MDANDAPMLARERRPALWGLGLPPIVLFVLLIIGAARGYSGDVMTIWVLGTVTLSLGLIPIAVNNSLPRGRGHVLIAFLALIYGGYFGMPALVRYAPEGGNAVPGSMGDQFVVAQDVVSAQWIALMGLVALLLAYANPALGAAIRRLPPLRHDWPTGTTTAVATGMLVVGWAFTVVLAAAASSSGLGSGFSSTLSSAQLFALILLVREWELRRNRGMLIALLVLVPIATIFGALTGSKREALNAVAIVVITRMVIKETIGWRWVVLGVLGIAILYPFNRYYQDYLIGGARTSAVEALADPGRIVNSLSRFVAESNVFDLLEEGLDATALRIDGLGVTSVIVRETPGLVPYQNGRTIALIFVAPIPRAIWPDKPEFTVGQWVTDTYSHGLDTRTAPTQIGELYFNFGWVGVLVGMLVLGSLMRVMSEALTGEHATAASMLVSIVVIYYFCTKFESAIAKQYSNVLFAVVPLILVHAAIRILGMSEERSLVRGSTGSSTASPADGPLAVSYPE; via the coding sequence ATGGACGCGAACGACGCCCCGATGCTCGCTCGAGAACGCCGTCCCGCGCTCTGGGGGCTGGGTCTCCCCCCCATCGTGCTCTTCGTGCTGCTCATCATCGGCGCCGCGCGGGGATACTCCGGGGACGTGATGACCATCTGGGTCCTCGGCACCGTGACGCTGTCCCTCGGCCTGATCCCGATCGCGGTCAACAACTCGCTCCCACGAGGCCGAGGGCACGTGTTGATCGCCTTCCTCGCCCTGATCTACGGGGGCTACTTCGGGATGCCCGCCCTCGTTCGGTACGCGCCCGAGGGCGGCAATGCGGTTCCGGGCTCGATGGGCGACCAGTTCGTGGTGGCGCAGGACGTGGTGAGCGCGCAGTGGATCGCGCTGATGGGTCTCGTCGCGCTCCTGCTCGCCTACGCGAATCCCGCACTCGGCGCGGCGATCCGAAGGCTGCCGCCCCTGCGCCACGACTGGCCGACAGGGACGACGACGGCCGTCGCCACCGGGATGCTGGTCGTCGGCTGGGCCTTCACGGTCGTGTTGGCTGCCGCGGCTTCGTCCTCGGGTCTCGGCTCCGGCTTCTCCTCGACGCTGAGCAGCGCGCAGCTCTTCGCGCTCATCCTTCTCGTGCGCGAGTGGGAGCTGCGAAGGAACAGGGGCATGCTGATCGCGCTCCTCGTCCTGGTGCCGATCGCCACGATCTTCGGCGCCCTGACCGGGAGCAAGCGCGAGGCGCTGAACGCCGTCGCGATCGTGGTCATCACGCGCATGGTGATCAAGGAGACGATCGGCTGGCGCTGGGTCGTGCTCGGGGTCCTCGGTATCGCGATCCTCTACCCCTTCAATCGCTACTACCAGGACTATCTGATCGGGGGGGCGCGGACGTCCGCGGTCGAAGCGCTGGCCGATCCCGGCCGGATCGTGAACTCGCTCAGTCGGTTCGTCGCCGAATCGAACGTGTTCGATCTCCTGGAGGAGGGGCTCGACGCGACCGCGCTCCGCATCGACGGGTTGGGCGTCACCTCCGTGATCGTCCGTGAGACCCCCGGCCTGGTTCCCTACCAGAACGGGCGGACCATCGCGCTGATCTTCGTCGCACCGATCCCGAGGGCGATCTGGCCAGACAAGCCTGAGTTCACGGTCGGGCAGTGGGTGACCGACACCTACTCCCATGGCCTCGATACGCGGACCGCGCCGACCCAGATCGGCGAGCTCTACTTCAATTTCGGATGGGTGGGTGTCCTCGTCGGCATGTTGGTCCTGGGCTCACTCATGCGCGTGATGAGTGAGGCGCTGACGGGAGAACACGCGACGGCAGCGTCGATGCTCGTCTCGATCGTGGTCATCTACTACTTCTGTACGAAGTTCGAATCCGCGATCGCGAAGCAGTACTCGAACGTGCTCTTCGCAGTCGTGCCGTTGATCCTCGTGCACGCCGCCATCCGGATCCTGGGGATGTCGGAGGAGCGATCGCTCGTGCGCGGATCGACCGGTTCCTCCACCGCTTCGCCGGCCGACGGCCCGCTCGCCGTGAGCTATCCGGAGTAG
- a CDS encoding glycosyltransferase family 4 protein: MTTSPSPRIVIDGSMARGGGGFTYLVNVIPVLVALAPDHEFLLLVHRKDIADDLPELPNLEIRQVPDTGFVARIWWIFVDAPRLAREWNADLFFSVTEYAPLRGPFAVIAAFRNRAIFTPVEQGWPIKQRVRLGVLRLLARATAGTASRIVFVSEDSAREIAASIDLAHEKMRVVHHGIDVALWGRDRARPDSPADYILSVSSIYRYKNFVPLIQGWAELCERRPETPDLVIIGDDQDAEYSSEMDRVRGELGALGERLHILGEVPYSDVPAWYQHASVFVFPSYLETFGHPLLEAMASRTALIASDIPVFREIAGDAALYADPNEPSEFASRLERVLFEQGVRDDLIEAGRRRLTGFSWQRTAERLLEVFEETLRSR, from the coding sequence ATGACCACCTCCCCGAGCCCGCGAATCGTGATCGACGGGAGCATGGCTCGCGGCGGCGGCGGCTTCACGTATCTCGTGAACGTCATCCCCGTCCTGGTCGCGCTCGCGCCGGACCACGAGTTCCTGCTTCTCGTCCACCGCAAGGACATCGCCGACGACCTTCCCGAGCTCCCCAACCTGGAGATTCGGCAGGTCCCCGACACGGGATTCGTCGCGCGGATCTGGTGGATCTTCGTCGATGCACCGAGGCTCGCGCGAGAGTGGAACGCAGACCTGTTTTTCTCGGTCACGGAGTACGCGCCGCTCCGAGGTCCCTTCGCGGTGATCGCCGCCTTCCGAAACCGAGCGATCTTCACCCCGGTCGAGCAGGGCTGGCCGATCAAGCAACGCGTGCGACTCGGCGTCCTGCGACTGCTCGCCCGCGCGACGGCAGGAACGGCCTCTCGGATCGTCTTCGTGAGCGAGGACTCGGCCCGCGAGATCGCTGCCTCGATCGATCTCGCCCACGAGAAGATGCGGGTCGTCCATCATGGCATCGACGTCGCGCTCTGGGGGCGCGACCGCGCGCGACCGGATTCACCCGCGGACTACATCCTCTCGGTCAGCTCCATCTACCGCTACAAGAACTTCGTCCCCCTGATCCAGGGTTGGGCCGAGCTCTGCGAACGCCGTCCCGAGACACCCGACCTCGTGATCATCGGAGACGACCAGGACGCCGAATACTCCTCGGAGATGGACCGCGTCCGCGGTGAGCTCGGAGCGCTGGGCGAGCGCCTGCACATCCTGGGTGAGGTGCCCTATTCCGACGTCCCCGCGTGGTACCAGCACGCGAGCGTGTTCGTCTTTCCGTCCTACCTGGAGACCTTCGGGCATCCCCTCCTGGAGGCCATGGCCAGCAGGACCGCGCTCATCGCCTCGGACATCCCCGTCTTCAGGGAGATCGCCGGCGACGCGGCGCTCTACGCCGACCCGAACGAACCGTCGGAGTTCGCTTCGCGACTCGAGCGCGTGCTCTTCGAGCAGGGCGTGCGCGACGACCTGATCGAAGCAGGTCGACGTCGCCTGACCGGTTTCTCCTGGCAGCGCACCGCCGAGCGCCTGCTGGAGGTCTTCGAAGAGACCCTTCGATCCCGCTGA
- a CDS encoding adenine phosphoribosyltransferase — protein sequence MSTAPADLRRYIRTIPDHPKPGIQFRDITTLVGDPQGLAASIDALAAPWAEASEPAQLVAGIEARGFVFGAPLAARLGVGFLPLRKPGKLPGETIGRDFELEYGTDRIEMHVDAFTPGTRILLVDDLIATGGTAEAAVELLREAGAIVIECAFVVDLPDLGGTTRLEKLGCSVRSLCAFEGE from the coding sequence GTGTCGACCGCCCCTGCCGATCTCCGCCGGTACATCCGGACCATCCCCGATCATCCGAAGCCCGGAATCCAGTTCCGGGACATCACGACCCTGGTCGGGGATCCGCAAGGTCTGGCCGCCTCGATCGACGCCCTCGCGGCGCCCTGGGCCGAGGCGTCCGAGCCGGCGCAGCTCGTCGCGGGGATCGAAGCGCGAGGCTTCGTGTTCGGAGCGCCCCTCGCGGCGCGGCTGGGCGTGGGCTTCCTCCCGCTTCGAAAGCCCGGCAAGCTTCCCGGAGAAACGATCGGCCGCGACTTCGAGCTCGAGTACGGCACCGACCGGATCGAGATGCACGTCGACGCCTTCACGCCCGGGACGCGCATCCTCCTCGTCGACGACCTGATCGCGACCGGCGGGACCGCGGAGGCGGCGGTCGAGCTGCTCCGGGAAGCGGGGGCGATCGTCATCGAATGCGCGTTCGTGGTCGACCTGCCGGATCTCGGCGGGACGACGCGGCTCGAGAAGCTCGGTTGCTCCGTGCGATCGCTTTGCGCCTTCGAAGGCGAATGA
- a CDS encoding bi-domain-containing oxidoreductase: MKQVLQSPRSGSLEIVEVPAPAVGPGQVLVRNVHSVMSPGTEKMAMDFARKSMLGKARSRPDLVDQVLRKLKHEGPLPTYRTVVNKLDAPQPLGYASAGVVEAVGSGVSSFVPGDLVACAGAGYANHAELVVVPENLTAHVPDGLSLEKAAFATLGAIAMQGLRVGDPSLGEVVVVIGLGLIGQLTVQLLLANGCRVYGIDLDPTRIEQARAQGMEFGAAPGDDHAPFLASVTGGHGADMAIVTAASDSSAPIQLAAELCRHKGRVVAVGATAMDLDRRSFYEKELDLRMSMSYGPGRYDRRYEEVGLDYPIAYVRWTEQRNLQAFVDLAARGAIDPLAMDVESVPFEKATEVYEALAKGERKSLAAVFRYAEDPDRSRSAAVASKGTTRTKKDEVGVGFVGAGNYAKAVLLPMLGSAKDLRLETVVTSTGPSAMRTAERYGFERAGTDPSEVFEDDSVDLVFVTTPHDSHAELACAALRAGKSVWLEKPVGLTMEEVEAVTRTADETGGFLMVGYNRRFSSHARRVQATFAQRAGPMAIQYVVSAGPTPSGTWITDPAVGGGRLVGEACHFVDLCSYLVGSDPVGVESVRLGRDPESDDSTIALLRYGDGSTASLSYLANASTELPKERWEVHADGKSAVCDNYRQTTLPGGERVKGINQDKGQATAIRETFEAIRAGEASPLTLDSILATSRACFEL, translated from the coding sequence GTGAAGCAGGTCCTCCAGAGTCCGCGGTCCGGTTCCCTCGAGATCGTCGAGGTGCCCGCCCCGGCCGTCGGTCCGGGACAGGTCCTCGTCCGGAACGTCCATTCGGTCATGTCGCCCGGGACCGAGAAGATGGCGATGGACTTCGCGCGGAAGTCGATGCTCGGGAAGGCGCGGAGCCGTCCCGACCTCGTCGACCAGGTCCTTCGCAAGCTCAAGCACGAGGGACCGCTCCCGACCTATCGCACCGTCGTGAACAAGCTCGACGCGCCGCAGCCGCTCGGTTATGCGAGTGCGGGGGTGGTCGAAGCCGTGGGCTCCGGCGTCTCCTCGTTCGTGCCGGGCGATCTCGTCGCCTGCGCGGGCGCGGGCTACGCGAACCACGCCGAGCTCGTGGTCGTTCCCGAGAACCTGACCGCCCACGTCCCGGACGGCCTCTCCCTCGAGAAGGCGGCCTTCGCGACCCTCGGCGCGATCGCGATGCAGGGCCTGCGCGTCGGCGATCCCTCCCTCGGCGAAGTCGTCGTGGTGATCGGCCTCGGGCTGATCGGGCAGCTGACGGTCCAGCTCCTCCTCGCCAACGGTTGTCGCGTCTACGGGATCGATCTCGATCCGACGCGAATCGAGCAGGCCCGGGCGCAGGGCATGGAGTTCGGCGCCGCGCCGGGCGACGACCACGCGCCCTTCCTGGCGAGCGTCACCGGAGGCCACGGCGCCGACATGGCGATCGTGACCGCCGCCTCGGACAGCTCGGCGCCGATCCAGCTGGCGGCGGAGCTCTGCCGTCACAAGGGGCGGGTCGTCGCCGTCGGCGCGACGGCGATGGATCTCGACCGCCGCAGCTTCTACGAGAAGGAGCTCGATCTCCGGATGAGCATGTCGTACGGGCCCGGCCGGTACGATCGCCGCTACGAAGAGGTCGGTCTCGACTATCCGATCGCCTACGTCCGCTGGACCGAGCAGCGGAACCTCCAGGCCTTCGTGGACCTTGCGGCGCGCGGCGCCATCGACCCGCTCGCGATGGACGTCGAGAGCGTCCCCTTCGAGAAGGCGACCGAGGTCTACGAAGCCCTCGCGAAGGGTGAGCGCAAGTCGCTCGCGGCGGTCTTCCGCTACGCGGAGGATCCGGACCGCTCGCGGTCGGCGGCGGTGGCCTCGAAGGGGACGACTCGCACGAAGAAGGACGAGGTCGGGGTCGGGTTCGTCGGGGCAGGCAACTACGCGAAGGCGGTGCTCCTGCCGATGCTCGGGTCGGCGAAGGATCTTCGCCTCGAGACCGTCGTGACCTCCACGGGTCCTTCGGCGATGCGAACGGCGGAGCGGTACGGATTCGAGCGCGCAGGAACGGATCCGAGCGAGGTCTTCGAGGACGATTCGGTCGATCTCGTCTTCGTGACGACGCCTCACGACTCGCACGCGGAGCTCGCGTGTGCGGCGCTTCGGGCGGGCAAGTCGGTCTGGCTCGAGAAGCCCGTGGGCCTCACGATGGAAGAGGTCGAGGCCGTCACGCGAACCGCCGACGAGACCGGCGGCTTCCTGATGGTGGGCTACAACCGCCGCTTCTCCTCCCACGCGCGTCGAGTCCAGGCGACCTTCGCCCAGCGCGCGGGTCCGATGGCGATCCAGTACGTGGTTTCGGCGGGACCGACGCCTTCGGGCACCTGGATCACCGATCCGGCGGTCGGGGGCGGAAGGCTCGTCGGCGAGGCCTGTCATTTCGTGGATCTGTGCAGCTACCTGGTCGGATCGGACCCGGTCGGTGTGGAGTCGGTCCGATTGGGACGCGATCCCGAGAGCGACGACTCGACGATCGCGCTCCTCCGGTACGGGGACGGATCGACGGCTTCCCTCTCCTACCTGGCGAATGCGAGTACCGAGCTGCCCAAGGAGCGCTGGGAAGTCCATGCGGACGGGAAGAGCGCCGTCTGCGACAACTATCGCCAGACGACGCTGCCTGGGGGCGAACGGGTCAAGGGCATCAATCAGGACAAGGGGCAGGCGACCGCGATCCGGGAGACCTTCGAAGCGATCCGGGCCGGCGAGGCGTCTCCCCTCACCCTCGATTCGATCCTGGCGACGTCGCGCGCCTGCTTCGAGCTCTGA